The window TGGCTACGTTATAATTACGTCCTGCTGGTTTATCATTTAGATTACGTGTTGGATAAGTTTGTTTCTGAATGGGATGCTGAAAGAGGTTTCACTGTTACTTCCTCTCCTAACCACCTACTTCTTACAAACCTTTGCTGGGAAAACGGACAGTTTTCTGTTAACACTGTGGCGTCAACACGAAAAATTCCCATGCAGTCTTTGCCAAATATAATTTTGGATTAAAAAATCTTTGCCGAAAATGCTATTTATTCCCTGCTTTTTAATGGAACGTATTATAAGCCAACCAATCTCATCAAGAAAATTTGGTTTACAAATCTTTGCTTGTTAAAGTAAGTCTGTGCCAAGAAAAGGTATGTCTGCCTGCAACCAAGATAGTCGTAATTAATGCATTAGGATAAGCACACAATCTATgttatgggtgtgtgttttttttatatacacagtggggagaacaagtatttgattcactgccaattttgcaggtttcctacttacatagcatgtagaggtctgtagtttatcataggtacacttcaactgtgagagacggaatctaaaacaaaaatccagaaaataacattggatgatttttaaataattaatttacatattattgcatgacataagtattagatcacctaccaaccagtaagaattctggctctcatagacctgttagtttttctttaagaagccctcctgttcttcactcattacctgtataaaagacacctgtccacacactcaatcaaacagacaccaacctctccacaatggccaagaccagagagctgtgtaaggacatcacggataaaactgtagacctgcacaaagctgggatgagctacaggacaataggcaagcagctcaaagaagttcaagatgacggtcaatctgaggctccatgcaagatctcacctcgtggggcatcaatgatcatgaggaaggtgagggatcagcccagaactacacggcaggacctggtcaatgacctgaagagagctgggaccacagtctcaaagaaaaccattagtaacacactacgccgtcatggataaaaatcctgcagcgcacgcaagttccccctgctcaagccagcgcatgtccaggcccgtctgaagtttgccaatgaccatctggatgatccagattgaggaatgggagaaggtcatgtggtctgataagacaaaaatttagctttttggtctaaactccactcgccgtgtttggaggaagaagaaggatgagtacaaccccaagaacaccatcccaaccgtgaagcatggaggtggaaacatcattctttggggatgcttttctgcaaaggggacaggacaactgcaccgtattgaggggaggatggatggggccatgtatcgcaagatcttggccaacaacctccttccctcagtaagagcattgaagatgggtcatggctgggtcttccagcatgacaatgactcaaaacacacagccagggcaactaaggagctccgtaagaagcatctcaaagtcctggagtggcctagccagtctccagacctgaacccaatagaatctttggagggagctgaaagtctgtattgcccagcgacagccccgaaacctgaaggatatggagaaggtctgtatggaggagtgggccaaaatccctgctgcagtgcgtgcaaacctggtcaagttatacaggaaatgtatgatctctgtaattgcaaacaaaggtttctgtaccaaatattaagttctgcttttctgatgtatcaaatacttatgtcatgcaataaaatgcatacaacgagattttctggattttgttttagattccgtcactcacagttgaagagtacctatgataaaaattacagacctctacatcctttgtaagtgggaaaacctgcaaaatcggtagtgtattatacttgttctccccactgggtgtgtgtgtgtgtgtgtgtgtgtgtgtgtgtgtgtgtgtgtgtgtgtgtgagagagagagagagagagagagagagagagagagagagagagagagagagagagagagagagagagagagagagagagagagcgcgcgCTTTGGGTAACTTGGCTTTTCAATGACTCACAAGAACTGGTGGTTTCCATGGAGGCATGTTCCAAGACTGGCTGCACAATTTCCATTCTCTCACTCCACTGCGATGAGTCTAGTAACAGAAGGTCTGTAGTTTATACCTCTCCTAAGCAGCAGACACTCCACTATCAGAGCCCAGACATCTACCATACAAGGAAATATCTCACCACCATTCCTCCTATATATTACTCATCACATCAGATACCTCGGAGGACAATTCCACTTGTAAACCTCTACAAAGATCTTTGTAATGTGTAATATTTCCTAAAGTGAAACATATGATATGAAGTGTGTTAGGGTGATATGAATAGTCTGCTTGAGTGCAGTTCTCTAAGTTTCACATTCTTTGATTCAAAACGAACCGTCCAATGGTGTTGTGCGaagcaaaaaaacaaaggtAGTGTGAAAAAAACAAGTCATTTTTTGACTTGACGGTTTCATTTACGCCAGTGTGCAGCATTCAACTTCAACAACACATTTCCTGTTTCTTCATATCAGGTAGAGAACTCTGTTGTGTCTCTGCTATAAGCTCGTCAAGGCATGTTGGCATGTCCTTAACTCTGGCCTTGACGATCTGAGCCTCCAATTCTTCCATCTGTTCTATGCCACCGTGCCAATCTGTCAGGTAAGACAAGGATTATTTTACCAGAGGTTTGGACCACTGCATGTCCTGTGTCAAAGAATTTTGTGGTTCCAGTTTTCTAAGATATTTGCTCTCATGATAGCTCTGGTTTCttttatgtacattatttttattgtaccACTGCTACTAAAGTTGTTTGCAAAGGATAAAATAGTATTTTCAGTTGCATTATCAAGCTAACAAGCTATACCTCAGAGTTCCTGTTTCCTGCCTTATGTGGGTGTGTGCTGGCTATGAGTAACACATTGTTTCATCATGTCAATAACTGTGTCGCCACCCTCAGTGGCATGGTGTTTTCTCACAAACAAAGATTTCCCAAGATCATTTCCAACATTATTGCCAATCTGAGCACTGATTGTCTGCTTGCTGAGGCCCCAGCTTTACCACAAACGTTTTTAGAAACAAATGTATATCCAGTACATACTGAGTACAAGGAGTAAGGGGTGTACTTTGTTCTCATTTCAGAGGAAGCAACATGTCATCATATAACATGCTGTCTGTCGTTCTGCCGTGGATTCTCTTTCTGATGGCTTCAATCCGATCTGAAAACGTGACGCTCCCAAAGGACAGAGACAGTAACTCCAGTGCACCGTCCCTGGACTCCGCAGAGCCAACCAGGCAAACACCCGCAGAGGTCACAAACAGCCCTACAACCAGAACGTCTTTTATTCTCTTATCCACCAACCCATCACAATTAACTCCAAAGATCCGTTCTGAGTCGTCCTCCACCCTAAGGCCTAGCTCCACCACTGGGCCCTCCTCCACCCTAAGGCCTAGCTCCACCACTGGGCCCTCCTCCACCCTAAGGCCTAGCTCCACCACTGGGCCCTCCTCCACCCTAAGGCCTGGCTCTACCACTGGGCCCTCCTCCACCCTAAGGCCTAGCTCAACCTCTGCATCCTCCTCCACCACTGGGCCCTCCTCTGCCCTAGGCCCTATTTCAAACTCTGAGTCATCCTTCACCATAGGGCCTAGCTCCACCACTGGGCCCTCCTCTACCCTAGGCCCTAGTTCAAACTCTGAGTCGTCCTCCACCCTAGGGCCTAGCTCCACCAGTGAGTCCTCCTCCACCCTAGGGCCTAGCTCTACCAGTAAGTACTCCTCCACCCTAGAGCCTAGCTCCACCAGTGAGTACTTCTCCACCCTAGGGCCTAGCTCCACCAATGAGTCCGCCTCCACCCTAGGACCTAGCTCCCCTACTGGGCCCTCATCCACTCCAGGTCCTACGTCCACCATTGACTCATCCTTGACTAATGAGACTCTCCCGTCCACATATTTACCTATATCCACTTCCACCAATTCTACCAACTCGTCTTTGATTCCGATTCccaagatggacagagagaagtTCCCCATTTCAACGACCAGGACAACATCGCCCGCTAAAGAACATCTGGATCCACCAGGGGGAGGGGGTCTGCCTTGCTCTCCTAACCGACGGAGTGGCCTGGTTAGCCAGTGTCTGATTGCCATTGCCTCCCTGGCTGCTCTGGCTACCTTCTTCATGGTCAGTTGCATCATCATCTGCACCAAGTACAACTCCAGAAAACACCGCTACGCTGTGTCCTCCGGCAACCGAGGCACGGAGATGGTGTGTATCTCCGCACTGCTCCCCGATGGCTGCGCCCCCCATGGGAGACCCCATGTCCCCAGGAGTAACGGAGCCCTGTTGCATGACACTGAGATGGACAGCGATGAGGAGGGGGGAGATAATTTAACTCTTCACAGCTTCCTCCCCGAAAATGACCAGAGGCCAGAGTCTAGAGTTTAGATACGGAGATGGGGTCTGTTTGGCTCAATTACACTGGATAACTACCCAGGTCATCGCCAAAGCTGTCTTGCAGAATATCAAGGGGTTAAAAACAGAGACTATAGGGGTGTGTAAAACCTTTAGTTTTATTATGATTTTCCAGCTGAAGAATTTTGAATTGCACTTCTGACTGCTCCGCTGCTCTGAATATGTTCAACTACAGCTCTTAAAATAGATTCCAGCTTCCTTTTTGAAGTTGTTGGCTGGGCCTCGCTGCACATCCGTCACCAGAACGCAGtagagcaaaacaaaaacacaaattatgaACCAATTACATGTTACTTAATCATGACGGGTTTATCAGAAATGTTTAAAGTGCTAGCCTTTCTTTAAGAGAATCTTTCCCACACATACACTAGAAGAAAACCCGGATTTATCTAATGAACACTTATCATGACTGCTAATCAGTTACATTTGGGTTTTGTTGCTGGTGGAATGGGCTGCTTTGGCTTTCAAGAGGTTTGAACATTACATCCTTCGGTGTGAAAAAACacactttaaataaaaattactaaataaaacattcactATTTTAAATGCGTGCTTCCAATCAGTTTTATCCTTTACATGTTTGTTGCCTGCAGAAAAGCTTGTTCTTGGGAGGTATTTTATAACATAATCATCTGTCTGGATCTAGTGAGactaaacataaaatgtaccaagatttttttcaatgtttgctTTGGCAAATCCCAGGATGGGGATGTGATTAAATGTCATTTACAAGGTGCTGGATAAGTCTGGTATTCTTTTAAAGTTGAGAATGTTTGTTTTGCTCTTTATCACTAAACCTCAAACCCCATTTGGACCTTGCCACACTCTGATGTTTGACTTTTTCTAGATGTATTTTGAATAGTACTTCCCTATGTTTGAGATAAGGGATAGGTTTCTTAGGGACAATCCAAGAAATGCATTCTCAATCCATTAAAGAAACAGCAGAGGTCAGACAGTTTAACTGAAAGTGATCACAATGGACTGAATTagatgaataaataacaaaactgtaaatacacagatcagccataacattatgaccacttacctaatattgtgtaggtttgtcttttgccaccaaaacagccctgacccgtcgaggcatggactccactagacctctgaaagtgtgctgtggtatctggcatcaagattctttaagtcctgtaagttgcaaagTGGGGCCTCCAttgatcagacctgtttgtccaacacatcccacagatgctcgattggattgagatctggggaatttggaggccaagtcaaccccttgaacttgttgttgtgttcctcaaaccattcctgaaccatttttgctttgtggcagggtgtgttatcctgctgaaagaggcctgtGCCATCatggaataccgttgccatgaaagggtgcacgtGTTCCTCCCCCAGgaagggccacagtgtcgccggacccccccgtctcagtttcaaGGTcttactattgtgctgggggattgggtcagttctccttccccactaagttctccttctccactacaaattgttgttgatatgaggaatgcactttctgacttttcccagtctcctcccgttttaaactttaggaggacatgtcCTGTTCCACACCTGCGAAGTACCTGgtttgctgtccctgtccttgtccatctggtcatacttttgacctagtctaaaattaaatagactctggatttagcccagagaaatttataaattattccaattggacttaatatctcacccggcacagccagaagaggactggtcacccctctgagcctgggtcttcactaggtttcttcctaaaattctagccactgaaattcaacactactgttgtttgctccttggggtttatggtctctgtaaagcactttgtgaaatctgctgttataaaaagggctttataaatacatttgattgattgattgattatctgtgttatttacttcacctgtcagtggtcataatgtcatggctgatcagtgtaaatGACAGAGTCAGACTAAACAAATGGCAGTTGGCCATTAAACAATAAAGCCAGGTGACATTACCGCTTTTAAAACATGCATtcaatcatacacacacatccacaggcAGAATATTATGAAACTGGACTGAAAGTGGGAAGTTCAGGGCAGGGAAGTTGAAAGATGTACATGGCACTCATGAGATCGATGTCATTAGACTACACACTAGAGGATACACCCTGCAACCATTTAACTGTCATTGTGGTCAAAAAAGTGTTGCTCTGTCTTGTCAGTCTCAACTATCAACCGGCTGATTGGCCAAACACATCATCACTCTTAGCTATAGCTGTTTACTCCATACACATCCGTATTGttttgtgcatgtgcatgtacGCATGAACAAACACGCAAAGAATATGTGTTCTCGGAATTGCTGGTTCTTCCTCTATAACTGGTTATGCACTTTATACTCCATAGAAAACCCCTTACATAGTTTAACTATACTCAGTAGAACACCGTTCAAATTGTTTAACTATGCTCCATAGAAAAACTATATTGTTTAACTATGCTCCATAGAAAACCTGTTATATTGTTTAACTATGCTACATAGAAAACCTGTTATATTGTTTAACTATGCTACATAGAAAACCTGTTATATTGTTTAACTATGCTCCATAGAAAACCTGTTATATTGTTTAACTATGCTCCATAGAAAACCTGTTATATTGTTTAACTATGCTACATAGAAAACCTGTTATATTGTTTAACTATGCTCCATAGAAAACCTGTTATATTGTTTAACTATGCTCCATAGAAAACCTGTTATATTGTTTAACTATGCTCCATAGAAAACCTTTTATATTGTTTAACTATGCTCCATAGAAAACCTGTTATATTGTTTAACTATGCACCATAGAAAACCTGTTATATTGTTTAACTATGCTCCATAGAATACCTGTTATATTGTTTAACTATACTCCATAGAAAACCTGTTATATTGTTTAACTATGCTCCATAGAAAACCTGTTATATTGTTTAACTATGCTCCATAGAAAACCTGTTATATTGTTTAACTATGCTCCATAGAAAACCTGTTATATTGTTTAACTATACTCCATAGAAAACCTGTTATATTGTTTAACTATACTCCATAGAAAAC is drawn from Esox lucius isolate fEsoLuc1 chromosome 14, fEsoLuc1.pri, whole genome shotgun sequence and contains these coding sequences:
- the selplg gene encoding P-selectin glycoprotein ligand 1 translates to MPPCQSVRGSNMSSYNMLSVVLPWILFLMASIRSENVTLPKDRDSNSSAPSLDSAEPTRQTPAEVTNSPTTRTSFILLSTNPSQLTPKIRSESSSTLRPSSTTGPSSTLRPSSTTGPSSTLRPSSTTGPSSTLRPGSTTGPSSTLRPSSTSASSSTTGPSSALGPISNSESSFTIGPSSTTGPSSTLGPSSNSESSSTLGPSSTSESSSTLGPSSTSKYSSTLEPSSTSEYFSTLGPSSTNESASTLGPSSPTGPSSTPGPTSTIDSSLTNETLPSTYLPISTSTNSTNSSLIPIPKMDREKFPISTTRTTSPAKEHLDPPGGGGLPCSPNRRSGLVSQCLIAIASLAALATFFMVSCIIICTKYNSRKHRYAVSSGNRGTEMVCISALLPDGCAPHGRPHVPRSNGALLHDTEMDSDEEGGDNLTLHSFLPENDQRPESRV